The Elusimicrobiota bacterium nucleotide sequence CCAAAATTAATTTTTTCCATATTTTTTCAATATCCTGAGCTTTCAGTTTTCGGTTATTGTCATGCTGAATTTATTTCAGCATCTTGTCTTTTATATTCTTTTGTAGATCCTGAAACAAGTTCAGGATGACACTCCGTGTCAGTTTTGCCTCTACTAATCACTCATCACTCATTACTAATTACTGATTTTACTTCAGCTCAACTGTTGCACCGGCTTCAAGAAGTTTTTTCTTCATTTCTTCAGCCTGATCTCTTGGAACATTTTCTTTAACTGGTTTGGGAGCACCGTCAACAAGATCTTTGGCCTCTTTTAAGCCAAGCCCGGTAAGTTCGCGAACAACTTTAATGACAGCAATTTTGTTGCTGCCGCAGCTTGCTAAAACTACCGTGAAATCGCTCTTCGCTTCTGCCGCTGCCGCGGGTGCTCCTGCTTGAGCTGCGCCGGCTGCTGCAAACGCCATAGGCGCTTGGGCTGAAACGCCAAATTTTTCTTCCAATGTTTTTACAAGTTCAGAAAGTTCAAGAACAGACATTGAAGAAACTGTTTCCACTAATGAATCTTTACTCATTTTCTCTGCCATTTTCTCCTCCACATGACAGGGGTAAGTGATAAGTGATAAGTGGTAAGTAGAAGACTTTTTGTCTTTTCTTACCCCTTAGCCCTTACCCCTTAGCACTGTCTTTCTGTTTTCTTATCGCTTCTAAGACATAAACCAGATTTCTTATATTTGCCTGCAATACATTTACAAAATTTGTTATGGGAGCTTTCATCGTTCCCAAAAGGATTGACAGTAAAACTTCTTTAGAAGGAAGTTCCGCTAAGGCTCTTATCTCATTTTCTGATATGATTTTTTTCTCTAAAACCCCGGCTTTAATTTTCAGTTTATTATGTCTTTTTGCAAAGTTAACTATGACCTTTGCCGGAGCCACTATATCGCCGTTTTCAATAGCAATTGCTGTCGGCCCGTCAAAATATTCAGAAAACTTTTCCAAACCGGCATTTTTTGTGGCTATTTTGCTTAAAGTATTTTTTACAACAGTATACTCACACTTTAGATTTCTTAGCTGGGAGCGAAGTTCTGATATTTCAGCAACAGTAAGCCCCTGATACTGCGTAAGAACCATACCGTTATTCTTTTTTATTTTTTCAGTTAATTCCTGAACTAAAATTTCCTTTTCTTTTTTTACCATAAAATGCTCTCTCAAAACTTCAGTTGTTTCCGGCAACAAAAAAACTTCTCTAGAGAAAGAGAAGTTTACAATTTTCTGCCAGTTTCTCTGTCTCGGTAAGACGTCAGTCCCCGCGCCTAGTTTTGCGTAGTAAAACTGCGGGGATGGCATTTAACCCCTCTCGTCCCGATCTTCAGGACTGAAGAAGTCTTACTTTCTTAGACAACTTTTTAACATATAAAGAACTGCCAAGGTTTCACTAACTTGAAACCACTGGATATGTTTCTTGATTTTCTAGACTCAAGAAACTATATTAACCCCGGCACCGACCTATGGTTCGACTTCGCTCACCATCCTGAGTGAAATCGAAGGACTCTTACGAACCGCCGCGGCGGATCACTACCATCGGCCCTGGCGGGCTTTCCGCCACTACTTCTTGGCGGATCCGCCAACGTCTTAGTGGCGGAAACTTCCGTGCCTGCCCCGTTAGAAAATTTTCATGCTTTATTTTTGAAGATATTAAAACGCCTGGCAGCGACCTACTCTCACGATACCCTGCGGTATCACTACCATCGGCCCTGGTTTAAATTATGATTTTAAAATGTTCGGCACCGACCTACTCTCACGATACCCTGCGGTATCACTACCATCGGCCCTGGCAAGCTTAACTTCCGTGTTCGGAATGGGAACGGGTGTTGCCCTGCCGGAAAAAGCACCGAACATTTTAAAATCATACATTGTTAGCTTTCCGCCACAGGCGGATCCGCCAACGTCTTAGTGGCGGAAACTTCCGTGTTCGGAATGGGAACGGGTGTGACCCCACCGGAAAAACCACCAGACATTTTAATATCTTCAAAAAAGATAACTTAATTATAAAGAGCTCATTACCCCGAAATTTCTAACGGGGTAAAGAATGCCCGTCCGCCTTGGGAGGAGGAACGGGTGTGACCCTGCCTGCCTCGCCGACGGGCGGACCGGAAAAAGCACCGGGAAAAATTTCTATATAAAGAACATCTTTGACAACTATAGGGTAAAAAAAGCGGTTATAACACTAAATGAATTGGTCGGGTCCCCGCCGCGGCGGGAGACCTCGCCTCGCTCCAAAGGAGCGGGCGGGGATTAAAAAATACGGCCA carries:
- the rplJ gene encoding 50S ribosomal protein L10 produces the protein MPSPQFYYAKLGAGTDVLPRQRNWQKIVNFSFSREVFLLPETTEVLREHFMVKKEKEILVQELTEKIKKNNGMVLTQYQGLTVAEISELRSQLRNLKCEYTVVKNTLSKIATKNAGLEKFSEYFDGPTAIAIENGDIVAPAKVIVNFAKRHNKLKIKAGVLEKKIISENEIRALAELPSKEVLLSILLGTMKAPITNFVNVLQANIRNLVYVLEAIRKQKDSAKG
- the rplL gene encoding 50S ribosomal protein L7/L12, which encodes MSKDSLVETVSSMSVLELSELVKTLEEKFGVSAQAPMAFAAAGAAQAGAPAAAAEAKSDFTVVLASCGSNKIAVIKVVRELTGLGLKEAKDLVDGAPKPVKENVPRDQAEEMKKKLLEAGATVELK